The stretch of DNA GGCGATGTCCGACACTCACGGTTGGCGCGAGAACCTGCAGCGCGGCCTGGGTTCGCTCGATACCGCGACCGGCTTAAGCTCTCTTGATCGCGGACTGTTTCGCCGCTTGTTCAGCAGCCTCGACGTTTTCCTCAGCAATCTCGACAGCGTCAACCGCACCGATTCCACCAGCGATTCGACACGCAGCGTCGGCGGTTTCGGCGGCGTGAACGTCAAGTTCACCGACGTCTCGGTGAATCGTGTCGGTCCGCGCAGCTCGTTTGAGATCACATTCCCGCAATCGCTGCAATGGGCGCTGATCGGAACGGCGGCGGCGTTTGGGCTGTCGATTGTTATCGAGCGGACGCGCGGCACCTTTTTGCGTTTGCGACTGGCACCGATCTCACGGGCGCACATCCTTGCCGGCAAGGGGCTGGCTTGCTTCCTCGCCAGCTTCACGGTTTGCGTCCTGCTGATGGTGATCGGCGTATTGATCTTCAAGGTCCAGGTGGTTGCACCACTGGGACTGCTTGTGGCGATCGCCAGCTCGGCGTTCTGCTTCGTCGGTCTGATGATGCTGATGAGCGTCCTCGGCAAGACTGAAGCCTCTGTCTCCGGTGCCGGCTGGGCGATGTTCCTGGTCTTCTCGATGATCGGCGGCGGAATGGTGCCGTTGATGATGATGCCGCGCTGGATGGCCGCCATCGCCAACTTCAGCCCCGTCAAGTGGAGCGTGCTTGCCACCGAGGGAGCGATCTGGCGCGGTTTCAGTGCTGCTGAGATGCTGCCGCCGGTAGCGGTGCTTTGCGGCATTGGGGTCGCCGGATATCTCTTCGGCGTGTGGATCCTGCGGCGCGCTGACGGGTAGCGCCGATCGTGTCAACTTAAGCCAACGAATTGCTTCTCGGCCAACTCGCGATAGATCGACGAGCGCGTCAATAATTCGGTGTGTGTACCCTCGTCAACAATCGCGCCGTTTTTCACAGTGATGATGCGATCTGCTCGCTGAACCGTTGCCAATCGGTGCGCGACGATAATGGCAGTCTTGTTCACGAGAATCCTTTCGAGGGCGTCCTGAATCAGATGTTCGGATATCGAGTCGAGAGCGGAGGTGGCTTCGTCGAGAATCAGCACG from Candidatus Zixiibacteriota bacterium encodes:
- a CDS encoding ABC transporter permease, whose amino-acid sequence is MRAIFTLALKDLRLLVRDKLGLFWVIAFPLLMALFFGSIFGGSGGGARSMRIATITDTTSPLAQQFYTQLAKAEVLELVPLPRDSAAMLVRRGEIVAFVEFRSRAASVFQMFGDDSAGIDVGIDPKRKAEAGYLNGLINQAYFTMLQSAMSDTHGWRENLQRGLGSLDTATGLSSLDRGLFRRLFSSLDVFLSNLDSVNRTDSTSDSTRSVGGFGGVNVKFTDVSVNRVGPRSSFEITFPQSLQWALIGTAAAFGLSIVIERTRGTFLRLRLAPISRAHILAGKGLACFLASFTVCVLLMVIGVLIFKVQVVAPLGLLVAIASSAFCFVGLMMLMSVLGKTEASVSGAGWAMFLVFSMIGGGMVPLMMMPRWMAAIANFSPVKWSVLATEGAIWRGFSAAEMLPPVAVLCGIGVAGYLFGVWILRRADG